The Desulfobacterales bacterium genome contains the following window.
ATTCGATTTTTGCGATATTCAAAACGATCGTGCACGGAGGTTCAAAGCGAACTCTATGTCGCCTTGGATGAAAACTATATATCGCTCAAAGAATTCAAAGATGTCTATGAGCAGGCCAGGAAAACCCGCGCTGCGGTTCGCGGATTTATCAACTATCTCAAAAATTACGAGGAGCGCAATAAAGAAAAATAAACAATGTTCACGGTTCAGGGGTTCTGGGTTCACGGTTAAGAAGGTTAAGAACAAGAAAATTAAAAGGTTGATTCTGGGAAGATAGCGAGAAAATTCATAAACTCTAAACGCTGATCCGTTAACTCTTGAATCCCGAACCCTCGAGCCCTTAAACCGTGAACCTTTGAACCGTGAACCTTTGAACCGTGAACCTTTGAACCGTAAACCCTTGAACCGTGAACCCTTGAACCGTGAACCCTTGAACCGTAAACCCTTGAACCGTGAACCCTTGAACCGTAAACCCTTGAACCGTGAACCCTTGAACCGTGAACCCTTGAACCGTGAACCCTTGAACCGTGAACCCTTGAACCGTGAACCTTTGAACCGTGAACCCTTGAACCGTGAACCCTTGAACCGTAAACCCTTGAACCGTGAACTTAATTATCGGAGTAAAAGTAAATGACCACGACACAATCTAAAGAAAGCCCTGAATACATGCGCATGAGTCTGGCCGCAGCCATGACACTGGATTTTAAACAGGGACTTTTCTATCGCAATGCAAAGCTGTACTGCATTAATCTATTGTTAACATACGATGAAGGCTGCCGGGCGCGATGCGCCTATTGCGGTCTTTCCCAAAAACGACCCGGTTCCTATGACGGCAAGAGCTTCATCCGCGTCACATGGCCGACCTATCGTCTGGAAGAAATCATTGCGCGCATTTCTGCAAGGCGGGATCGCGTCAAGCGAATATGCATCTCCATGGTCACCCATAAACGCGCGGTCAAAGACACGAAAACCGTGTGCAGCCGGTTGCGGTCCCATTTAGACGTTCCGGTTTCCCTGCTGATATCCCCCACCATCCTGAAACCGGAAGATCTAACGGATTTTAAGGCTGCCGGGGC
Protein-coding sequences here:
- a CDS encoding four helix bundle protein, with translation MKIDRFEDIEAWRLARELTRKVYALTKKPKFAKDYGLKSQIQEASGSSMHNIAEGFDAETNAEFIRFLRYSKRSCTEVQSELYVALDENYISLKEFKDVYEQARKTRAAVRGFINYLKNYEERNKEK